In SAR324 cluster bacterium, the following are encoded in one genomic region:
- a CDS encoding tetratricopeptide repeat protein, translating into MAQDERIDIKELREPDEIQKRLFAFVDYAYKHRNLFLIGATMVIGLILGVWGLFEYRHSQQLSQLDHLYDISKNTQNAESQALGAAVLEDYAKEQSGSYLGSVALMRVAQQQAETGQLEKAEKIFRQVLEHRGADAFMKDKARIGLVHVYENLQKWDDAQKMAESLNAETWKELRARTLGRIFWKMGNREQARQQWDEMKNIPEAADDAEMLLMFSKNG; encoded by the coding sequence ATGGCACAAGACGAACGAATTGATATCAAGGAACTCCGCGAACCCGATGAAATTCAGAAACGGTTGTTTGCGTTTGTGGACTATGCGTATAAACACCGGAACCTGTTCCTGATCGGAGCGACCATGGTTATCGGATTGATTCTGGGCGTGTGGGGACTTTTTGAATATCGCCACTCCCAACAACTTTCCCAACTGGATCATTTATACGACATCAGCAAAAATACGCAGAATGCCGAAAGCCAGGCACTGGGAGCGGCAGTCCTTGAGGATTATGCCAAAGAACAATCCGGCAGTTATCTGGGAAGTGTCGCACTCATGCGTGTTGCGCAACAGCAGGCTGAGACAGGACAACTCGAAAAAGCTGAAAAAATTTTCAGACAGGTTCTGGAACATAGGGGTGCAGATGCCTTTATGAAAGATAAAGCCAGAATTGGTCTGGTGCATGTGTATGAGAACCTCCAAAAATGGGACGATGCTCAAAAAATGGCTGAATCCCTGAATGCGGAAACATGGAAAGAACTCCGTGCGAGAACCCTGGGCCGGATTTTCTGGAAAATGGGCAACCGTGAACAGGCCCGGCAACAATGGGACGAAATGAAAAACATTCCCGAAGCTGCTGATGATGCTGAAATGTTATTGATGTTTTCTAAAAATGGATAA
- a CDS encoding MMPL family transporter has translation MMKNFIKKWGEIVVDYRWVVLALSVVLLIASILPMKNLYFDNSNEMFFLKGDINLVTFDKFLDRFGDSEYLLIGLESRPQDKNVFNEDTLKTIAKITEFLENHEVVTKVSSLTKYQYIKSEDDVLSTIDLIEDMGQLSYDQDSMDHLVSIMNEEELVHGALISKDFRHTVVFARTQYVRGKADHQIKLINELNAFLAKENFEKLGFNIRIFGGPLLAERFLNVTIQDQMLINPLMYSIILCLLFISFRTVTGILMPIMIIAGSLVLTIGLQGFLHWPFNTVNTALPGILTIVGIGDSIHIIVEFYHFRNEGLDPRQAAKKSIEVLWLPCFYTSFTTAAGFIALSVTKLAPIRELGVLGASGTMLAFLLSVVTLPAILSFIKPLPVATQKIVSEGIIARFTHQLAHFTHQNYKWLIAVGGIGLVAGLGLVSQLDVDTNYVNYFKKNTKLRSDIEYFDQVYQGGSTIEFMIDSGEEGAVKNPDFLNKVLHMQEYLEGLDGTGKANSMINYIRKMNQAMHNDDPTFYTIPETRELIAQYLLLYENTGPEENLMDMRTSDDRYLRLSLRIKNMTALKTHTLVKDIQDYLQQNYPELPAELTGTLMLFNAQDVYTQQGMVRSFGLALTMIGLMFFVLFRSVKYGFLALVPSILPILMAGGLMELLGISLDMGTMIVGAMTMGIAVDDTIHVLNRYLQARKNNRTVETSIHLAMIESGRAVIFSSIILTAGFSVMLLGSFMPFIYMGIFSAIIIMFALIADLFFLPALLYVVDGGRMNSDKKT, from the coding sequence ATGATGAAAAATTTTATTAAAAAATGGGGAGAAATTGTGGTGGATTACCGTTGGGTGGTTCTGGCACTGTCCGTAGTGCTACTAATCGCTTCGATTCTTCCGATGAAAAATCTGTATTTTGACAATTCCAATGAAATGTTTTTTCTCAAAGGAGATATCAATCTGGTCACCTTTGATAAATTTCTGGACCGGTTCGGCGATAGTGAATACCTGCTGATTGGTCTTGAAAGCCGTCCACAGGACAAAAATGTGTTTAATGAAGACACCTTGAAAACCATTGCCAAAATTACGGAATTTCTGGAAAATCATGAAGTCGTGACCAAGGTTTCATCTCTCACTAAATATCAATATATCAAATCGGAAGACGATGTTCTTTCCACGATAGATCTGATCGAAGACATGGGACAACTTTCCTATGACCAGGATTCCATGGATCATCTGGTTTCCATCATGAACGAAGAAGAACTGGTGCACGGTGCCTTGATCAGCAAAGATTTCAGACACACCGTCGTTTTTGCCAGAACGCAATATGTTCGGGGTAAAGCCGATCATCAAATCAAGCTGATCAATGAATTGAATGCGTTTCTGGCAAAAGAAAACTTTGAAAAGCTGGGATTCAATATCCGGATTTTTGGCGGACCATTGCTTGCGGAGCGTTTTCTGAATGTCACGATCCAGGATCAGATGCTGATCAATCCGCTCATGTACAGTATCATTCTGTGTTTGTTGTTTATTTCATTCCGCACTGTTACCGGAATCCTGATGCCGATAATGATCATCGCGGGCAGTCTGGTTCTAACCATTGGCCTGCAAGGATTTCTCCACTGGCCGTTCAATACTGTCAACACGGCTCTTCCGGGGATTCTGACCATTGTGGGTATTGGAGATTCGATTCATATCATTGTAGAATTTTATCATTTTCGCAATGAAGGACTCGACCCCCGACAAGCCGCAAAAAAATCTATTGAAGTTTTGTGGTTGCCCTGCTTTTACACATCTTTCACCACTGCTGCCGGCTTCATTGCGTTGTCTGTCACCAAGCTTGCACCGATTCGGGAACTTGGTGTTCTAGGGGCCAGTGGAACGATGCTTGCGTTTTTGCTTTCAGTCGTCACACTTCCGGCGATTCTCAGTTTTATCAAGCCATTGCCTGTCGCGACACAGAAAATTGTTTCGGAAGGGATCATTGCCCGGTTCACCCACCAACTCGCGCATTTCACTCATCAGAATTATAAATGGCTCATTGCTGTCGGAGGAATCGGACTTGTGGCTGGTTTAGGGCTGGTCAGTCAACTGGATGTTGATACCAATTATGTGAATTATTTTAAGAAAAATACCAAATTACGCTCAGACATTGAGTATTTTGATCAGGTGTATCAAGGCGGGAGCACTATTGAATTCATGATTGATTCAGGGGAAGAAGGGGCCGTTAAAAATCCTGATTTTCTCAATAAAGTGCTGCACATGCAGGAATATCTTGAAGGACTCGATGGAACGGGAAAAGCCAATTCCATGATCAATTATATCCGTAAAATGAATCAGGCCATGCACAATGACGATCCCACGTTTTATACTATTCCTGAAACAAGGGAACTGATTGCTCAATATCTATTGCTGTATGAAAACACCGGGCCGGAAGAAAACCTTATGGATATGAGAACTTCTGATGATCGGTATTTGCGTCTGAGTCTCAGAATCAAAAATATGACAGCCCTTAAAACGCATACGCTGGTCAAAGACATTCAGGACTACCTCCAGCAAAATTACCCTGAACTTCCTGCGGAATTGACAGGAACACTGATGTTGTTCAATGCTCAGGATGTTTATACCCAGCAGGGAATGGTTCGATCCTTCGGATTGGCGTTGACCATGATTGGATTGATGTTTTTTGTGCTGTTTCGTTCTGTCAAATATGGTTTTCTGGCGTTGGTGCCCAGCATTCTACCCATTTTGATGGCGGGCGGCCTTATGGAGCTTTTGGGCATTTCTCTTGACATGGGAACCATGATTGTTGGCGCGATGACCATGGGAATCGCGGTGGATGATACAATTCATGTGTTGAATCGCTATCTTCAGGCCAGAAAAAATAATCGCACTGTCGAAACCAGTATTCATCTTGCGATGATCGAATCCGGACGAGCCGTGATCTTCTCATCCATCATCCTGACTGCGGGTTTCAGTGTTATGTTGCTGGGGTCCTTCATGCCCTTTATCTACATGGGAATTTTTTCTGCCATCATCATCATGTTTGCGTTGATCGCCGATCTGTTTTTCCTGCCGGCCCTGTTGTATGTAGTTGATGGTGGAAGGATGAATTCTGACAAAAAAACGTGA
- a CDS encoding fused response regulator/phosphatase produces MARILILDDDESVVTQTEQMIRSYGYIPLGITQPDRLMEMLKQNNVDLVLLDVHMPEMSGIELLKQLKHSVSYRTIPVVMLTRDTREEVLEECLNSGAADFINKPFSPVVLKARLQSALNTLSFVRSQQRLIEEQEFITQKLHEELEMAGEMQSHLMRSDPLPPHYKSAMFFRPYSQVSGDFYNQQVTDGSLHIFLGDATGHGITAALLTMMLKAGLSSIPASTSPANVMWQLNHLLKKSIPGGMFVTGIYLKINADGSLVMCNAGHPPLLVFPENGNEPVILDDSGVALGIFKNEEIGRYEQVAYRLNPRDKVFIFTDGITEYQHQKKELGIQGVTDFLWNLRHLDISIMVNKLSGLLTPIRPQTVKDDMTFFAFEYLGA; encoded by the coding sequence GTGGCCAGAATTCTGATTTTGGATGATGATGAGTCCGTGGTGACTCAAACAGAACAGATGATACGGAGTTATGGGTATATCCCGCTGGGGATTACACAGCCTGATCGTCTTATGGAGATGCTGAAACAGAATAATGTTGATCTGGTTCTGCTGGATGTTCACATGCCTGAAATGAGTGGTATTGAACTTCTGAAGCAACTCAAACACTCAGTCTCCTACCGAACCATTCCGGTGGTCATGCTCACCAGAGATACTCGTGAGGAAGTACTGGAAGAATGCCTGAATTCAGGTGCCGCCGATTTTATCAATAAACCATTTAGTCCGGTTGTTCTTAAGGCACGATTGCAATCGGCCCTCAACACACTTTCCTTTGTTCGAAGTCAGCAACGCTTGATTGAGGAACAGGAATTCATTACCCAGAAACTACATGAAGAACTGGAAATGGCGGGTGAGATGCAAAGTCATCTCATGCGTTCAGACCCTCTGCCTCCTCACTACAAATCCGCCATGTTTTTTCGCCCTTACAGTCAGGTTTCAGGCGATTTTTATAATCAGCAGGTGACGGATGGCAGTTTGCATATATTCCTTGGTGATGCGACTGGGCATGGTATCACTGCCGCCTTATTGACCATGATGCTTAAAGCCGGATTAAGCTCAATTCCAGCATCAACAAGTCCCGCCAATGTTATGTGGCAACTCAATCATTTACTGAAAAAAAGCATTCCGGGTGGGATGTTTGTGACAGGGATCTATCTTAAAATCAATGCGGATGGATCTCTGGTAATGTGTAATGCAGGGCATCCTCCGTTGCTTGTTTTTCCTGAAAATGGGAATGAACCTGTTATTCTGGATGACAGTGGTGTCGCGTTAGGGATTTTTAAAAATGAAGAAATCGGGAGGTATGAACAGGTTGCCTATCGTTTGAATCCACGGGACAAAGTATTCATTTTTACGGATGGCATCACTGAATATCAACACCAGAAAAAAGAACTGGGTATTCAAGGTGTGACGGATTTTTTATGGAATCTCAGACATCTGGATATCAGCATTATGGTCAATAAATTATCAGGCCTCCTCACGCCAATACGCCCCCAGACCGTGAAAGATGACATGACCTTCTTTGCGTTTGAATATCTGGGCGCATGA
- the serS gene encoding serine--tRNA ligase, producing the protein MLDLNFVRENSNAVIENCRLRHVSADVSGLLDADSQARTAKGKLDQIRQRRNEISQIMKGKLSPEERQPLVEEAKSLREQESEKEKEYDVWDQKRMALLASIPNMTHPQSPQGLTDDDHKVLHYAGTPRQFEFKPKDHLELMEKLDLLDMEGGAKVSGQKFYYLKNEAALLEIALVQFAMKLLKNEGFTLFTTPDLARRDILTGIGFNPRGDETQIYSIENSDLCLIATAEITLGGLMANQILKEENMPLLYAGFSHCFRTEAGAAGKESRGLYRVHQFSKVEMFAFTHPDQSEAMHEKFLRIEEKIYQELQIPYRVVDICTGDLGAPAYRKFDIEAWMPGRGKWGEVTSTSNCTDYQSRRLNIRYKDKDTGKNRFVHMLNGTAIATSRTLIGLIENGQQMNGDIHLPKCLGLSDITR; encoded by the coding sequence ATGCTTGATCTGAATTTTGTGCGAGAAAACAGCAACGCTGTGATAGAAAATTGTCGTTTACGTCATGTTTCTGCCGATGTTTCCGGATTATTGGATGCGGATTCCCAGGCACGAACAGCCAAAGGCAAGCTTGACCAAATTCGTCAGCGTCGGAATGAAATCAGTCAAATCATGAAAGGCAAACTGTCTCCGGAAGAACGTCAACCGCTGGTCGAAGAAGCTAAATCACTGCGGGAACAGGAAAGTGAGAAAGAAAAAGAATATGATGTCTGGGACCAGAAACGGATGGCACTGCTGGCATCCATTCCCAATATGACACATCCTCAATCCCCTCAGGGGCTGACAGATGACGATCATAAGGTTTTACACTATGCCGGCACGCCCCGTCAGTTTGAGTTCAAACCCAAAGACCATCTGGAACTCATGGAAAAACTGGATTTGCTCGACATGGAAGGCGGAGCAAAAGTCAGCGGACAGAAATTTTATTATCTCAAAAATGAAGCCGCGTTGCTGGAAATAGCATTGGTGCAGTTTGCCATGAAATTGCTGAAAAATGAGGGTTTCACCTTGTTCACCACTCCGGATCTGGCACGACGGGATATTTTGACGGGCATCGGTTTTAATCCGAGAGGCGATGAAACCCAGATTTATTCGATTGAAAATTCAGATTTGTGTCTGATTGCCACCGCAGAGATCACTCTCGGCGGATTGATGGCAAACCAGATTTTGAAGGAAGAAAATATGCCACTGCTTTATGCCGGCTTTTCCCACTGTTTCCGGACCGAAGCCGGTGCCGCAGGAAAAGAATCACGAGGTTTGTATCGGGTTCATCAGTTTTCCAAAGTGGAAATGTTCGCGTTCACCCATCCCGATCAGTCTGAAGCCATGCATGAAAAGTTTTTGAGGATTGAAGAGAAAATTTATCAGGAACTTCAGATTCCTTACCGTGTGGTGGATATCTGTACCGGAGATCTGGGCGCTCCCGCATACCGGAAGTTTGATATTGAAGCCTGGATGCCAGGACGTGGAAAATGGGGAGAAGTGACGTCAACGTCCAATTGTACTGATTACCAGTCACGTCGTTTGAACATCCGGTACAAGGACAAGGATACGGGAAAAAACAGGTTCGTCCACATGCTCAACGGCACAGCCATCGCAACCTCTCGAACCCTGATCGGATTGATTGAAAATGGTCAGCAGATGAATGGGGATATTCATCTGCCAAAATGTCTGGGACTGTCAGACATCACCCGTTAA
- a CDS encoding IS110 family transposase encodes MIQPLSKSSAGLDVHREIIVATVLQEQPDGTVNKTVKEFATFSRNLEELARWLTSLNPEIVVMESTGVYWMQVYEALETAGMIPWVVNAYHIKRVPGRKTDVQDSEWLAELARCGLLRASFIPPKDFRQLRLLTRYRRKLSGVLSSEKNRLHKILESCGIKLGIVLSDIDGVSARRIISSLIDETIQPDQIAVLLHGSLLPKLMMIQQSLSTTLNERQRFLLKQIQAHLLWLEARIEQIDEQLVTAMVPYQEFCQLLQTIPGIDLIAATMLLAELGTDMSVFPNQQHLCSWAGLAPGNNESAGKRKHGKTRKGNAHIRALLCECANAAIKSKSQFKGRYQGLVIRRGHKRSIVAIAHKLLQTIYVMLKKHEPYRDPQIDYEELVVKRNSARWIKALDKYGYLPKIKLQN; translated from the coding sequence ATGATTCAGCCCCTGTCTAAAAGTAGTGCTGGTTTAGATGTCCATCGGGAAATCATTGTTGCCACAGTGCTTCAAGAACAACCTGATGGAACGGTGAACAAAACGGTCAAAGAATTCGCGACGTTCTCCCGGAATCTGGAAGAACTGGCGCGATGGTTAACGAGCTTGAATCCAGAAATCGTGGTGATGGAATCCACGGGAGTTTACTGGATGCAAGTTTATGAGGCTCTGGAAACCGCGGGAATGATTCCCTGGGTCGTCAACGCGTACCATATCAAACGAGTCCCGGGCCGAAAAACCGATGTTCAGGACTCAGAATGGTTAGCGGAGCTTGCCCGTTGTGGTTTGCTCAGAGCCAGTTTTATTCCACCCAAAGATTTTCGTCAACTTCGTTTGTTGACGCGTTATCGTAGAAAACTTTCCGGCGTTTTAAGCAGCGAAAAAAATCGATTGCACAAAATTCTGGAAAGTTGTGGTATCAAATTAGGTATCGTGCTCAGTGACATCGATGGCGTTTCGGCACGAAGAATTATTTCATCGTTGATCGATGAGACGATTCAGCCGGATCAGATTGCCGTTCTGTTGCATGGCAGTCTACTTCCCAAGTTGATGATGATTCAACAATCGTTGTCAACGACTCTCAATGAGCGCCAACGGTTTTTGCTCAAACAAATTCAGGCCCATCTCCTGTGGCTTGAAGCCAGAATCGAGCAAATCGATGAGCAGCTCGTCACGGCGATGGTCCCGTATCAGGAATTTTGTCAATTATTGCAAACCATTCCTGGAATAGACCTCATTGCTGCCACGATGTTACTGGCCGAACTTGGCACTGACATGAGCGTTTTCCCCAACCAACAACATCTTTGTTCCTGGGCGGGTCTGGCTCCGGGAAACAACGAAAGCGCGGGAAAACGCAAACATGGCAAAACTCGTAAAGGGAATGCGCATATCCGTGCCCTATTGTGTGAATGCGCTAACGCTGCGATCAAATCCAAATCGCAGTTTAAAGGACGATACCAGGGACTTGTGATCCGCCGGGGACACAAGCGTAGTATTGTCGCCATTGCTCATAAATTGCTTCAAACCATTTACGTTATGTTAAAGAAGCATGAGCCGTACCGAGATCCTCAGATTGATTACGAGGAACTCGTGGTTAAACGAAACTCTGCCAGATGGATCAAGGCTTTGGATAAATATGGCTATTTGCCAAAGATAAAACTGCAGAACTAA
- a CDS encoding DNA-directed RNA polymerase subunit omega codes for MDKNYIDLIEQDDRDYTRFEKVLMTAKRAKEFYELEESARSFMLYKPTYRAILEANNDVIRPTREVIKPIKAKALVED; via the coding sequence ATGGATAAAAATTATATTGACCTGATTGAACAAGATGACCGTGATTACACCCGCTTTGAAAAAGTCCTCATGACGGCCAAACGGGCCAAAGAATTTTATGAACTGGAAGAATCAGCCCGGTCATTCATGCTTTATAAACCCACTTACCGGGCAATCCTTGAAGCCAACAATGATGTCATCCGCCCAACCCGTGAAGTGATCAAACCCATCAAAGCAAAAGCACTTGTGGAAGACTGA
- a CDS encoding glycosyltransferase family 39 protein — MNKQENNTLWLTVFFGFAVFFLFFGLGTPVLVDWDENIYAEASKQMLLRGDYLNVYINGQPFAEKPPFYFWEQVLSYQVWGVNEFGARFPSALAGLMTLAVMVFVGSKLISLRFGLLWGVVYLTSLLPAILSRSAVIDHTFNFLITIAAFSLYGYDLEYQKKLTQEHTKTKPWLLLTVASVAMGLAVLTKGPLGGVIPLVAFGGYKTWQRFKNISIGHFLYCGVLSLSIASSWYLANWWVHGLEFLKNFIAFQSGLFSKPLEGHTGPFFYHWIVALFGIFPWTGFLFQIRRHKMEQLQPTHARPLLVFSLSWCVFVLVLFSLVSTKLPHYSASIYVPLSLLIAWSLYHIIHHENGIVPKFILIIHGVLIAGFAAGFWYMPYGLRQFVHESYPDWPIQWGDEWGLIVAGFAGLAGAGWWFLLKKQPWKFVGFTALSMLFCSIGIWRYQVPTYQQFLQNPLVELVRQSQTEGAQVVFYRFVSFAAIHYSEQPIVILHNYKFEGNPEILDQSSSEKLVVIAEIRETSRLLREHPGIMHVRDFGPYAIFERSALNQPNGAIPAFPAGD, encoded by the coding sequence ATGAATAAACAGGAAAACAACACCTTGTGGCTGACCGTGTTCTTCGGATTCGCGGTCTTCTTTTTATTTTTTGGACTGGGAACCCCGGTACTGGTGGACTGGGATGAAAATATCTATGCGGAAGCCAGCAAACAGATGCTACTGCGTGGTGATTATCTCAATGTTTATATCAACGGACAGCCCTTTGCGGAAAAACCTCCTTTCTATTTCTGGGAGCAGGTGCTGAGTTATCAGGTTTGGGGGGTCAATGAATTTGGTGCCCGTTTTCCTTCTGCCCTCGCAGGGTTGATGACCCTTGCCGTGATGGTGTTTGTTGGATCCAAACTGATTTCTTTGCGCTTTGGCCTGCTTTGGGGCGTGGTTTATCTGACCAGTCTGCTGCCAGCAATCCTGTCTCGAAGCGCGGTGATTGACCACACGTTTAATTTTTTAATCACGATCGCCGCATTCTCTTTGTATGGCTATGATCTCGAATATCAGAAAAAGCTGACTCAGGAACACACCAAAACGAAGCCTTGGCTGTTATTGACTGTGGCCAGTGTTGCCATGGGACTGGCTGTGCTGACCAAAGGTCCGTTGGGTGGGGTGATTCCCCTGGTTGCGTTTGGTGGTTACAAGACATGGCAGCGCTTTAAAAACATTTCGATAGGGCATTTTCTTTATTGTGGTGTGCTGTCTCTGAGCATCGCGTCTTCCTGGTATCTGGCCAACTGGTGGGTCCATGGCCTTGAATTTCTAAAAAATTTCATTGCCTTTCAGTCCGGTCTGTTTTCAAAACCTCTGGAAGGGCACACTGGCCCGTTTTTTTACCACTGGATTGTGGCGTTATTCGGCATTTTTCCCTGGACAGGGTTTCTGTTTCAGATCCGCCGGCACAAGATGGAACAGCTTCAACCAACCCATGCCAGACCACTCCTGGTTTTCAGTCTGAGCTGGTGTGTCTTTGTGTTGGTTCTTTTTTCATTGGTTAGCACGAAACTCCCGCATTATTCCGCCTCAATTTATGTTCCCTTGTCTTTGCTCATTGCCTGGTCTTTATATCATATCATCCATCATGAAAACGGGATTGTCCCGAAATTTATCCTGATCATTCATGGTGTTTTGATTGCGGGATTTGCCGCGGGGTTCTGGTATATGCCCTATGGATTACGGCAATTTGTCCATGAAAGTTATCCGGATTGGCCGATTCAATGGGGCGATGAGTGGGGCCTCATTGTTGCCGGATTTGCGGGTTTGGCTGGTGCTGGCTGGTGGTTTCTCTTGAAAAAACAACCGTGGAAATTTGTCGGTTTCACCGCCTTGAGCATGCTGTTCTGCTCCATTGGCATCTGGCGCTATCAGGTGCCGACCTATCAACAATTTTTACAGAATCCATTGGTTGAACTGGTACGCCAGTCGCAGACCGAAGGGGCACAAGTCGTTTTTTACCGGTTTGTTTCCTTTGCGGCGATTCATTACAGTGAACAGCCCATTGTCATTCTGCATAATTACAAATTTGAGGGAAATCCCGAAATTCTGGATCAGTCCTCCAGTGAAAAACTTGTGGTGATTGCGGAAATCCGTGAAACATCTCGTCTGTTGCGGGAACATCCCGGTATCATGCATGTCCGTGATTTTGGACCTTATGCCATTTTCGAGCGATCAGCGTTAAATCAGCCGAATGGCGCAATTCCTGCTTTTCCCGCAGGCGATTGA
- the queG gene encoding tRNA epoxyqueuosine(34) reductase QueG, with protein MLNTPQHSQLLERIVLKTRELGFDYVGMIPVSASETIAVYTRWLEQGYAGNMEYLHRHQEKKHDPREVLPETQSLIILGMNYHTVDPSKQELSDPSLGVISRYAWGNDYHDVIFEKMRMLREFVEQLTATEFRHKAFVDTGPVLEREYAWKAGLGWFGKHSNLISGKQGSWIFLAEMLLNLQLCQPLPMPKGGCGTCTRCIDACPTRAIVADRVVDARHCISYLTIELREAIPRELRPLIGNRIFGCDICQEVCPWNKSAEITTIPDFFPRPENYLPSLISLMGLSQEDFSHTFRKSPIKRTKRRGLLRNVAVALGNWKNPVAIPVLKQALYDEEPLIREHAAWALGEIQHSDVETILKLAIQCEEVSTVRHEIHLALEKYSSGFTL; from the coding sequence ATGTTGAACACTCCGCAACATTCGCAATTGTTGGAACGCATTGTCCTTAAAACCAGAGAACTGGGTTTTGATTATGTGGGGATGATTCCAGTTTCTGCCAGTGAAACGATTGCTGTTTACACACGGTGGTTAGAACAGGGGTATGCTGGCAACATGGAATACCTGCATCGGCATCAGGAAAAAAAACATGATCCACGTGAGGTATTGCCGGAAACGCAGTCACTGATTATCCTGGGAATGAATTATCACACCGTTGATCCTTCGAAACAGGAATTGAGTGATCCATCCCTGGGGGTCATCAGCCGCTATGCGTGGGGAAATGATTATCATGACGTTATATTTGAAAAAATGAGAATGTTGCGGGAGTTTGTGGAGCAACTCACTGCTACGGAATTTCGTCATAAAGCATTTGTAGACACAGGGCCGGTTCTGGAACGGGAATATGCGTGGAAAGCTGGCCTGGGCTGGTTTGGCAAACACAGTAATCTGATCAGCGGAAAACAGGGATCATGGATTTTTCTGGCTGAAATGCTGTTGAATCTCCAACTTTGCCAGCCCTTGCCGATGCCCAAAGGCGGTTGCGGAACCTGTACCCGGTGTATTGACGCCTGTCCCACCCGGGCGATTGTGGCCGATCGTGTGGTGGATGCCCGACACTGCATTTCCTATCTGACCATTGAACTCCGTGAAGCTATTCCCCGGGAACTGCGTCCTCTGATCGGAAACCGGATCTTTGGCTGTGATATCTGTCAGGAAGTCTGTCCGTGGAACAAATCCGCAGAGATCACAACCATACCTGACTTTTTTCCACGTCCTGAAAATTATCTACCTTCACTGATTTCTCTGATGGGACTGTCGCAGGAAGATTTCAGCCACACCTTCAGAAAGAGTCCCATAAAACGTACCAAACGCCGGGGCTTATTGCGCAATGTGGCAGTTGCGCTTGGAAACTGGAAAAATCCTGTGGCCATTCCTGTGCTGAAACAGGCCCTCTATGACGAAGAACCTCTCATTCGCGAACATGCCGCTTGGGCTTTGGGCGAAATACAACATAGCGATGTGGAAACAATTTTAAAATTGGCAATTCAGTGCGAGGAAGTTTCCACAGTTCGCCATGAAATTCATCTTGCTCTCGAAAAATATTCAAGTGGGTTTACCTTGTGA
- a CDS encoding LytTR family transcriptional regulator translates to MQLNHTDEENRILRKIIKGMELVYDELGQHLVAVIPGDGVGSLKENSKIQDASEYMKKLLAVNKIELLLDRVLYIHVESPYCRVVLDSKNNTEIDVRITLETLEHYFGEKALVKIHRSYLVNPKKVVCAVRRGVRDYEIWLRNRTPQKVVLPLARSYLEKIQQKAPKWFTN, encoded by the coding sequence ATGCAATTGAATCACACTGATGAGGAAAACCGGATTTTAAGAAAAATTATCAAGGGTATGGAGCTGGTTTATGATGAACTGGGCCAGCACCTTGTTGCGGTAATTCCCGGCGATGGCGTCGGTTCGCTCAAAGAAAATTCCAAAATTCAGGATGCTTCCGAGTATATGAAAAAACTGCTGGCGGTCAATAAAATTGAATTGCTGCTTGATCGTGTGCTTTACATTCATGTGGAATCCCCCTATTGCCGGGTTGTGCTTGATTCCAAAAATAATACGGAAATTGATGTCAGAATCACGTTGGAAACTCTCGAACATTATTTTGGTGAAAAAGCGCTGGTTAAAATCCACCGTTCCTATCTGGTCAATCCCAAAAAAGTGGTGTGCGCGGTTCGACGTGGTGTGCGGGATTATGAAATCTGGCTGAGAAACCGAACTCCGCAGAAAGTTGTATTGCCTCTTGCTCGATCCTATCTTGAAAAAATCCAGCAGAAAGCTCCGAAATGGTTCACCAATTGA